A single genomic interval of Bacillus smithii harbors:
- the ctaF gene encoding cytochrome c oxidase subunit IVB, with protein MTDQPVNQENSRIDYKFRRRRNAEEMRMQIVSFTLMLFLTLIAFVAVGAGLSKWFVLPFVLLLACIQVLFQIYYFMHMSHKGHEAPSLFFWSAVFVAFLTVLTFATIVWI; from the coding sequence GTCAATCAAGAAAATTCAAGAATCGACTATAAGTTTCGAAGAAGAAGAAATGCGGAAGAAATGAGAATGCAGATTGTGTCCTTCACGCTGATGCTCTTTTTAACGCTGATAGCGTTTGTGGCCGTTGGGGCGGGTTTATCGAAATGGTTTGTGCTGCCATTTGTCTTGCTGCTGGCCTGCATACAAGTGTTGTTTCAAATATATTATTTTATGCACATGAGTCATAAAGGCCATGAAGCTCCTTCACTATTTTTCTGGTCCGCAGTCTTCGTCGCATTTTTAACTGTATTGACGTTTGCGACGATTGTTTGGATCTAA
- a CDS encoding DUF420 domain-containing protein has product MTLPILPTISTSCIVISAVLIGIGWIKIVQGKRDTHQKLMTAAAIFALTFFIIYLSRTLFIGNTAFGGPANMKVYYTIFLIFHIFLATIGGIFGAVTLWLGYKSKFEKHRKIGPVTSIIWFFTAITGIAVYLLLYVFYKGGETTSMLKAILGY; this is encoded by the coding sequence ATGACGCTTCCTATTTTACCTACCATTAGCACATCTTGCATTGTCATAAGTGCCGTACTAATCGGTATCGGTTGGATCAAAATTGTACAAGGAAAAAGAGATACTCATCAAAAATTGATGACGGCAGCCGCCATTTTTGCGTTGACCTTTTTTATCATTTACTTAAGCAGAACTTTGTTTATTGGCAACACAGCTTTCGGCGGTCCCGCTAATATGAAAGTTTACTATACGATTTTTTTGATTTTCCATATTTTCCTTGCGACAATCGGGGGGATTTTTGGAGCTGTTACCCTTTGGCTTGGCTACAAAAGCAAATTTGAAAAACATCGGAAAATAGGACCTGTTACGAGCATTATCTGGTTTTTCACAGCGATTACTGGGATCGCTGTGTATTTGCTGCTTTACGTATTTTACAAAGGCGGCGAAACAACTTCGATGCTAAAAGCGATCTTGGGGTATTGA
- the rsmD gene encoding 16S rRNA (guanine(966)-N(2))-methyltransferase RsmD, giving the protein MRVISGICKGKQLKAVPGKSTRPTTDKVKEAIFNMVGPYFSGGIGLDLFAGSGGLGIEALSRGFEKMIFVDKDSKAIQTIHANIDFCGFREQSEVYRNDSFRALQVLKKRGIRFDGVFLDPPYRKQKLEELLSIFNNGYIKENGFIVCEHSKEVTLPARSGNLRQWKHETYGIIGVTIYRMTEDTEEKGD; this is encoded by the coding sequence ATGCGAGTTATTTCTGGAATTTGTAAAGGAAAACAATTGAAAGCTGTTCCCGGAAAATCGACTCGACCGACTACCGATAAGGTAAAAGAAGCGATTTTTAATATGGTAGGACCATATTTTTCCGGAGGTATTGGTCTAGATTTGTTTGCAGGGAGCGGCGGGTTAGGCATAGAAGCCTTAAGTCGGGGATTCGAAAAAATGATTTTTGTCGATAAAGATTCAAAAGCGATTCAGACTATCCATGCCAATATCGACTTTTGTGGTTTCCGGGAACAAAGCGAAGTATATCGAAATGACTCTTTTCGAGCTTTGCAAGTTCTAAAGAAAAGGGGAATCCGATTTGATGGTGTGTTTTTGGATCCACCTTATAGAAAACAAAAATTGGAGGAGCTTTTGAGTATTTTTAATAATGGATACATAAAAGAAAATGGCTTTATCGTTTGTGAACACAGTAAAGAAGTCACGCTCCCTGCCCGATCAGGAAATCTTCGGCAATGGAAACATGAGACTTATGGAATCATTGGGGTCACCATTTATCGAATGACAGAGGACACAGAAGAAAAGGGGGATTAG
- the coaD gene encoding pantetheine-phosphate adenylyltransferase produces the protein MTRIAVCPGSFDPITNGHLDIIQRGAKVFDKVYVAVLHNFAKKPLFTVEERMELIRKVTKHIPNVEIDSFHGLLVDYAKSVNANVILRGLRAVSDFEYEMQITSMNKFLDENIETFFMMTNNQYSFLSSSIIKEAAEYNAEISALVPKEVEKALKEKFKKLHNGQK, from the coding sequence ATGACAAGGATTGCCGTATGTCCAGGGAGTTTTGATCCGATTACAAACGGTCATCTGGATATCATTCAAAGAGGAGCGAAAGTATTCGATAAGGTATATGTAGCGGTACTTCACAATTTTGCAAAAAAACCGTTGTTTACAGTGGAAGAGAGGATGGAATTGATCCGTAAAGTGACAAAACATATACCGAATGTGGAAATTGATTCTTTCCATGGTTTGCTTGTAGATTATGCCAAAAGCGTCAATGCCAATGTCATTCTAAGAGGCCTCCGAGCTGTTTCTGATTTTGAATATGAGATGCAAATCACCTCGATGAACAAATTTCTCGATGAAAATATTGAGACTTTTTTTATGATGACAAACAACCAATACTCCTTTTTGAGTTCCAGCATTATTAAAGAAGCAGCAGAATATAATGCTGAAATTTCGGCTCTTGTTCCAAAAGAGGTAGAGAAGGCGTTAAAGGAGAAATTCAAAAAATTGCACAACGGTCAAAAGTAG
- a CDS encoding YugN family protein, protein MKFENVGLEKYKADLNRLDEIMEEHRLIRAGQWDYERVTYDRKFELKEGVYYLRVQGYAVEGDVGAHDAVIQLMTPILGKHYYPHGIEYGDDEYYPEYLVKECESVLSAVKKEIESFAV, encoded by the coding sequence ATGAAATTTGAAAATGTTGGTTTAGAAAAATACAAAGCAGATTTAAACCGCTTGGACGAAATTATGGAAGAACATCGATTGATTCGTGCGGGACAGTGGGATTATGAACGTGTCACATACGATCGCAAATTTGAATTAAAAGAAGGCGTATATTATCTTCGCGTCCAAGGATATGCCGTAGAAGGCGATGTGGGGGCTCATGATGCCGTCATTCAGTTAATGACACCCATTCTTGGAAAACATTATTATCCGCACGGGATAGAATATGGTGATGACGAATATTATCCCGAATATTTGGTGAAAGAATGTGAATCCGTTCTTTCCGCCGTCAAAAAAGAGATTGAATCTTTCGCCGTGTAG
- the ctaG gene encoding cytochrome c oxidase assembly factor CtaG, whose translation MPITIFGFQALWSPYFLMAILLMTVFYLLLMIKWRNVFPNSKPLTKKELLHFILAMVILYGIKGSPVDLMSHIMFSYHMVQMAILCLVLPPILIKGIPVWFWKYIIELPIIKPIFSLLTKPLMAAIAFNGLFSFYHIPAILDKINKNGIFHGLFTVVLFGFALFMWWPLMNHLPEHSNLIGLRKVGYLIADAVLLTPACGLIIFSGHPLYNTYSDPSSWLQSMQLCVPTNTLNGLELSGPELFSNLPVIEDQQLGGVLMKIIQEVVYGIVLARIFFDWYRKEQLEADQITEASLREHQTKW comes from the coding sequence ATGCCAATCACAATATTTGGGTTTCAAGCGTTGTGGAGCCCGTATTTTTTGATGGCCATACTTTTGATGACAGTCTTTTACCTTTTGCTGATGATCAAATGGAGAAATGTTTTTCCGAACAGTAAACCTTTGACCAAAAAAGAATTATTGCATTTTATTCTGGCCATGGTGATTTTGTATGGTATTAAAGGCTCTCCCGTTGATTTAATGAGCCATATTATGTTTTCATATCACATGGTTCAAATGGCCATTCTTTGCTTGGTTCTGCCTCCGATCCTCATAAAAGGAATTCCGGTATGGTTTTGGAAATACATAATTGAATTGCCAATCATCAAGCCGATTTTTTCGTTATTGACAAAACCATTAATGGCAGCGATTGCTTTCAACGGGCTTTTTTCCTTCTACCATATTCCAGCTATTCTTGATAAGATTAACAAGAACGGGATCTTTCATGGGCTTTTCACGGTTGTCTTATTTGGATTTGCCCTTTTTATGTGGTGGCCGCTGATGAATCATTTGCCCGAACATTCGAATTTGATCGGATTACGCAAGGTCGGATATTTAATCGCTGATGCCGTACTTTTGACCCCTGCTTGCGGATTGATTATTTTTTCCGGCCATCCCCTATATAACACGTACAGCGATCCGTCTTCTTGGCTGCAATCGATGCAATTGTGCGTTCCAACCAACACTCTAAATGGTTTGGAACTTTCCGGCCCCGAGCTGTTTTCCAATTTGCCGGTAATCGAAGATCAACAGCTTGGTGGAGTGTTGATGAAAATTATACAAGAAGTTGTTTATGGTATTGTGCTGGCCCGAATTTTCTTTGATTGGTACCGAAAAGAACAGCTTGAAGCCGATCAAATTACGGAAGCTTCTCTTCGTGAGCACCAAACGAAATGGTAG
- a CDS encoding YlbE-like family protein, producing the protein MRKEIVDYIYSRNELRQFLREQPQWYRILSRRPEDLEKFEIQSLHYFKRTIPHQMEKFSNGIQIAKMMMGMLPSIQNNGNQEPAE; encoded by the coding sequence GTGAGAAAAGAAATAGTTGATTATATTTATTCCAGAAATGAATTGAGGCAATTCTTGAGGGAACAACCGCAATGGTACCGAATTTTAAGCCGCAGACCTGAGGATTTAGAAAAATTTGAGATTCAATCGCTTCATTATTTTAAAAGGACGATCCCTCATCAAATGGAAAAATTTTCAAACGGCATTCAAATAGCAAAGATGATGATGGGCATGCTGCCATCCATCCAGAATAATGGAAACCAAGAACCGGCGGAGTGA
- a CDS encoding YlbG family protein, which yields MFTARQAMIVWLYSLKQAKTLRRYGNVHYVSKKMKYAVVYCNQDEIEDCMKKISTLPFVKKVEPSFKPFLKTEFENSKPDKAKEYDYKIGL from the coding sequence ATGTTTACAGCAAGACAAGCGATGATCGTTTGGCTCTATAGTTTAAAACAAGCCAAGACGTTAAGAAGATATGGAAATGTCCATTATGTCTCAAAAAAAATGAAGTATGCGGTTGTGTACTGCAACCAAGATGAAATAGAAGACTGCATGAAAAAAATATCCACATTACCCTTTGTCAAAAAAGTAGAGCCTTCCTTTAAACCTTTTTTAAAAACGGAATTCGAAAACTCAAAACCGGATAAAGCAAAAGAATATGATTATAAGATAGGCTTATAA
- a CDS encoding PaaI family thioesterase, whose translation MKEPLFQLFQQVIEKTNEKEKTILKELLERYENYIGSDEPYLGRLLGMQKNVTDSNCEITIPITEIIHNHLGIVHGGITATLLDSVMGTIASHVAPDGHGAVTSNLNIHYIAPGKGDSLTAVANVIHKGTKTIVVEGEVYLDNRKKIAHATGTFFIVKIR comes from the coding sequence ATGAAAGAACCATTGTTCCAGTTATTTCAACAAGTAATAGAGAAAACAAACGAAAAAGAAAAAACCATTCTTAAAGAGCTGTTGGAAAGATATGAGAATTATATCGGTTCCGATGAACCTTATTTAGGAAGATTGCTTGGAATGCAAAAAAACGTAACCGATTCCAATTGCGAAATCACGATACCTATTACTGAAATTATTCATAACCATTTAGGTATCGTTCACGGGGGGATTACGGCAACTCTTTTGGACAGCGTGATGGGAACAATAGCAAGCCATGTGGCCCCTGATGGTCATGGAGCGGTCACTTCCAACTTAAACATTCATTATATCGCCCCAGGTAAGGGAGATAGCCTTACTGCCGTTGCAAACGTCATACATAAAGGCACAAAAACGATTGTAGTAGAAGGGGAAGTCTATCTGGACAATAGAAAAAAAATTGCCCACGCTACTGGGACATTTTTTATCGTCAAGATTCGATAA
- a CDS encoding lipoprotein → MKKIVFIIFFVFILASCQQNPDVSKTHSLEQSAKAAGQKNPSLFVVRHVVRSNDLYVECFVPDITFMTKSNQKKRGKAVVSIDGVRYGEYRTAAFIIESLPSGTHLINIEIKDTNNHPLGLRKQFYVTVP, encoded by the coding sequence ATGAAGAAAATTGTTTTTATCATTTTTTTCGTTTTCATTCTTGCTTCTTGCCAGCAAAATCCGGATGTTTCGAAAACACATTCGTTAGAACAGTCGGCAAAGGCCGCCGGACAAAAGAATCCTTCTCTGTTTGTTGTCCGCCATGTCGTACGATCAAATGATCTTTATGTGGAATGCTTTGTTCCTGATATTACTTTTATGACAAAATCTAATCAAAAAAAGCGGGGAAAAGCAGTTGTTTCCATCGATGGCGTTCGCTACGGAGAATACAGAACGGCTGCTTTTATCATCGAATCGCTTCCTAGCGGCACACATTTAATCAATATCGAAATAAAGGATACTAACAATCATCCTTTAGGATTAAGAAAGCAATTTTATGTGACCGTGCCTTGA
- a CDS encoding YlbF family regulator: MLAATLETIEIIEEAEKLAEMIVQSDIAEQYRKCYDRLYTTPSTKEKINRFSRLKERYEEVQRFGRYHPDYADVMKNIREAKREMDLDENVANFRKAENALQQLLDEVSLLIAHSVSPHIKVPVGNPFFEKSSGCGCGSGGACSCSA, translated from the coding sequence TTGCTTGCTGCAACATTAGAAACGATTGAAATAATAGAAGAAGCCGAGAAATTGGCTGAGATGATTGTTCAATCTGATATCGCCGAACAATATCGAAAGTGTTACGATCGACTATATACAACTCCATCTACTAAAGAAAAAATCAACCGCTTTTCCAGGTTGAAAGAACGATATGAAGAAGTACAGCGCTTTGGACGCTATCATCCTGATTATGCGGATGTGATGAAAAATATCCGTGAAGCGAAAAGAGAAATGGATCTGGATGAAAATGTCGCAAATTTTCGGAAAGCGGAAAATGCATTGCAACAATTATTGGATGAGGTCAGCCTGTTGATTGCTCATTCCGTGTCACCGCATATTAAAGTACCGGTTGGTAACCCCTTTTTCGAGAAATCATCTGGTTGCGGGTGCGGTTCAGGAGGAGCTTGCAGCTGCTCTGCGTAA
- a CDS encoding DUF7147 family protein: MIQRFIELGEGYSDLYELIEIAKSNQHRLAHLMAFHTTIDDRPATSLVVVLNPTERGEFQPLYICREGIPHPSHKSSQRWNDFKSAATSLGKEIIELDVKPSTFFAEKELFYQYLIGILRMNRYIPPLQ; the protein is encoded by the coding sequence ATGATTCAACGATTTATTGAACTAGGAGAAGGCTATTCCGATCTATATGAATTAATTGAAATTGCGAAATCCAATCAGCACCGCTTAGCTCATTTAATGGCTTTTCACACGACCATTGATGACCGTCCCGCAACGTCCCTTGTCGTCGTATTGAATCCAACAGAACGAGGCGAGTTTCAGCCTTTGTATATTTGCAGAGAAGGCATTCCTCATCCTAGTCATAAATCTTCTCAACGATGGAATGATTTTAAAAGTGCGGCGACCTCGCTTGGGAAGGAAATCATTGAGTTAGATGTAAAACCGTCCACATTTTTTGCCGAAAAAGAACTGTTTTATCAATATCTTATCGGCATTTTGCGGATGAATCGCTATATTCCGCCTCTTCAATAA
- a CDS encoding CAP domain-containing protein, with product MRTILRVLVVLSIILVMGVYLNQYAENWGFLQPPLQDNSLKWKGSEEKRSQETHVAEKLPKESLAFFIGKSEQQVISKFGKPVRIDPTQYGYHWWIYQNQNSYIQFGVEQNKVVAVYAIGHDANVQPFKIGQRIDDIFRTYSMNPEIVIKTSAGNYRFELSEEDLNLQPLVKMGGIYAQLYLDKFSGTLSSVRFVNEEILLRQKPYELIYQGELPEWPNPTAGQWNMIEKGEQRQIFDITNMIRKEFHLEPLKWDEKTANVAFGHSKEMSDKNYFSHDSPSQGDLATRLKAAGIPYQMAGENIAAHYVDGPAAVQGWLNSEGHRKALLEKNYSHLGVGVYKTYYTQDFIQKEKW from the coding sequence TTGCGAACGATTTTGAGAGTCCTTGTGGTTTTGAGCATCATTCTGGTGATGGGAGTTTACTTAAATCAATATGCTGAGAACTGGGGATTTTTACAGCCGCCGCTGCAAGACAACTCTCTTAAATGGAAAGGAAGCGAAGAGAAACGATCACAAGAAACACATGTGGCTGAAAAATTGCCGAAAGAAAGTTTAGCTTTTTTTATCGGAAAATCCGAACAGCAAGTCATTTCTAAATTTGGGAAACCGGTCCGCATCGATCCAACGCAATACGGGTATCATTGGTGGATTTATCAAAATCAAAATTCGTATATACAATTTGGCGTCGAACAAAATAAGGTGGTTGCTGTCTATGCCATTGGCCATGATGCAAACGTACAGCCGTTTAAAATTGGACAACGGATCGACGATATTTTTCGAACCTATTCCATGAATCCTGAAATCGTGATTAAAACTAGTGCGGGGAATTATCGATTTGAACTGTCGGAAGAGGATTTAAACCTTCAGCCGTTAGTAAAAATGGGGGGGATTTACGCTCAATTGTATTTGGATAAATTTTCAGGGACGCTATCCAGTGTACGATTTGTCAATGAAGAAATTTTGCTTCGCCAAAAACCGTATGAGCTGATATACCAAGGAGAACTTCCTGAATGGCCGAATCCGACGGCTGGTCAATGGAACATGATCGAAAAAGGTGAGCAACGACAGATTTTTGATATAACGAATATGATACGAAAAGAGTTTCATCTAGAGCCGCTGAAGTGGGATGAAAAAACGGCAAATGTCGCGTTCGGGCACAGTAAAGAAATGAGCGATAAAAATTATTTTTCGCATGATTCACCGTCACAAGGAGATCTAGCGACGCGTTTAAAAGCAGCAGGGATTCCTTATCAGATGGCGGGTGAAAATATTGCTGCCCATTACGTTGACGGTCCTGCAGCCGTACAAGGATGGCTGAATTCGGAAGGCCATCGGAAAGCACTTCTGGAGAAAAATTATTCGCACTTAGGAGTCGGGGTTTACAAAACTTACTATACACAGGATTTTATTCAAAAAGAAAAATGGTAG
- the ylbD gene encoding YlbD family protein, with translation MGQKQLHPQVLKFKEFVKAHPKIIQEVNNKDKTLQEFFEEWYLLGEEDPLWDKYKEKAAERSESDKPKSSKWTETIFTSLKKIDPNQLQEHLYHMNQAIGALQNLLAQFQTNSSATPSPKQSPNRPEQSFFGFRKD, from the coding sequence TTGGGCCAAAAGCAGCTGCATCCTCAAGTATTGAAATTTAAAGAATTTGTCAAAGCACACCCGAAAATTATTCAGGAAGTCAACAATAAGGATAAAACCCTCCAAGAATTTTTTGAGGAATGGTATCTGCTTGGGGAAGAAGATCCTCTCTGGGACAAATATAAAGAGAAAGCTGCTGAGCGTTCGGAATCAGATAAGCCAAAAAGTTCCAAGTGGACGGAAACGATTTTTACATCGCTTAAAAAAATAGATCCCAATCAGCTTCAGGAGCATCTCTATCATATGAATCAGGCCATTGGTGCGCTTCAAAATTTGTTGGCGCAGTTTCAAACTAATTCTTCTGCAACCCCATCTCCAAAACAATCTCCCAACAGACCGGAACAATCTTTCTTCGGTTTTCGAAAAGACTAG